AAGGTGTTCAGATAAAAGCACAGCCAAAGCCATAATGGATCAGCTCAATCTAAGCACTGCCGCGCAAAAATGGCAGCTGATGCTTGCTCAAGGTCTGGATCGATCGCCATTGGCCACTATTTTTGACCAAAGTTGATGGAATCTGACTGAGTCTTTAAGGAAAAGAACAAATTACAATTGGGGTGTAGCCAAGCGGTAAGGCATCGGGTTTTGATCCCGTGTACCGTAGGTTCGAATCCTACCACCCCAGCCATATTTTCGACGTGCTCAATGAGGGCGTTGTGTTTTAACTAAGCGGCCAAGACTAAGTTCTGGCCATCAGCGGGTACAGCATCATGGTTGGCAGACTGTCGATATTTTCCGGGAATTCGAATCCTGCTCTGGCAACTGGTATCGCCGCCGAACTTGGCCTGCCGTTAGGCGAGCGCAAAGTCAGTCGTTTTAGTGACGGTGAGATCGCGGTCGAGATCGAGGAAAATGTGCGTGGGCGCGATGTTTTCATCATTCAACCCACCTGTCCCCCGACCAATGACAACCTGATGGAATTGCTGGTTATGACCGATGCCATGCGCAGGTCATCTGCAGCACGTATCACGGCCATTGTTCCGTATTACGGTTACTCGCGTCAGGATCGACGCCCGCGAGCCGTACGCAGCCCGATCTCGGCCAAACTGGTTGCAAATATGATGCAAGCGGCGGGAATTGATCGCTTGCTCACAATTGACCTGCACGCTGACCAGATTCAGGGCTTTTTTGATATTCCGGTTGATAATGTGTATGCCTCGCGGGTTTTTATTGATGACATCAAAAAACAACATGTCAACAACATGATCGTTGTTTCGCCGGATGTTGGCGGTGTGGTTCGTGCACGGGCAATCGCCAAACGGGTTAATGACTCCGACCTGGCGATCATTGATAAACGTCGGCCTAAAGCCAATGTGTCACAAGTCATGAATATTATTGGTGATGTTAAAGGCAGAACCTGTGTACTCATCGATGACATGATCGATACTGCCGGCACACTGTGTCAGGCCGCAAAAGCATTAAAAGATGAAGGCGCAATTAAAGTTGTGGCTTACATCACCCACCCGATCTTGTCTGGACCGGCTTTGGATCGTATTAATTCTTCGACTTTGGATGAGTTGGTAGTCACTGACACCATTCCCTTGTCGGTCGAGGCTCAGGCCTGTGACCGTATTCGTCAATTGAGTACGGCAGGTATTTTGGCAAAAGCCATTCGACACATGACCGATTATGGTTCAGTGATGTCTTTGTCTAAGGTATAAAAGACAAGAACAAAAGTTGAAAGTAAATTTTTTCGAACAATTTGTGGTCGCAACAGATTGTTCAACTCACGCGTTAATTGTAAACGCATAACAACAATACCCAAGGGTATTAGCACAGGAGATTAGCCATGGCTGATTTAGTATTAACCGCGCAACTGCGTGATGACAACGGGAAAGGAGCGAGCCGCCGCCTGCGTCGTCTAGGTTGGGTGCCGGGAATTTTGTATGGCGGTAACAAAGAGCCGCGTTCAATTGCATTAAAAGACAACGAGTTGGCGAATGCATTGAAAGTCGAGTCATTCTATTCCAACATTTTTACTATCAAAGTAGATGATGTGGAACAAGAATGTATTTTAAAAGATTTGCAACGGCATCCAGCACGCGAAGAGGCCATGCATGTTGACCTGATGCGCATTGTCGCGGGTCAGGCGATCAAAACCACAATCCAGTTGCACTTTATTGGCGAAGAACAAGCCCCCGGAGTTAAAACCGAAGGTGGTGCATTCAACCGTAATATGGTGGATGTTGAGATCACCTGTTTGCCAAAAGACTTGCCGGAATTCATTGAAGTGGATGTGTCTGGTATGCATAAAGATGAAACCCTGCATTTGACTGATCTTGTGATGCCAGAAGGTGTAGAGATCGTTGAGTTAATGCACGGTGAAGGACATGACCAGCCGGTTATTTCTATCCGTACAGCACGCGTTTCAATCGAGCCGGAAGAAGAAGTTGATGAAGCTGCTCCTGAAGAGGCCGGAGATGCTCCAGCCGAAGGTGAAGCTGACGCTTAATTTATTCAAGTGTCGAGACAGCAAAGCCGTTGGAGTCACACGATTTCAGCGGCTTTTCTATATACTGCAATGCAATGAAAAAAATTCCTGATAACAAACCAAAACTGATCGTGGGTCTCGGTAATCCGGGCGACGAGTATCGCTATACACGCCACAATGTTGGCGCCTGGTTTGTGCACGCTTTAGCGCGTAAATTCGGTGCGAGTTTTAAGGCGGACCGGAAATTTCAGGGCGAAGTGGCCGAGATCATTGTGAAAGGTCATAAGCTTCGACTCTTATTTCCGACTACCTACATGAATCTGAGCGGTCAGTCTGTTCGGGCCGTTGCGGATTATTACAATATTGAACCCGAAGAAATTCTGGTGGCACACGATGAACTGGATTTGCCCGCCGGACACATGCGACTGAAATTCAGTGGCGGGCACGGTGGTCATAATGGGTTACGTGATACCTCGCAGCACATGGGCAAGGATTACTGGCGCTTACGTATAGGCGTGGATCATCCTGGCAATCGCAAGCAGGTGACCAATTATCTGATCCATCAAAAGACTCCGCGTGAAGACGAAGAGCAGATCCTGGTCGGAATCGAAAAAGTGATAAAGCTCCTGGATAATCTGCTTGAAGACGGTTATGAAAAAACCATGCATGTATTGCATCAAAAAGAATTAAGTCCCGAGCAGCTTGCTGAGGAAGAGCAACGGCAGGCGCGTAAAAAAGCCAAAAAGGAAGCCTGGTTGAATAGAAAGGCCGAGGCCAATCAAGAAAAAGCACGCGACAAAAGTTCGCCCAACAAACAAATAAAAGATATTGGCAACAAAACCGCGATACAACTGGCACTGGAAAAAGCCAGGCACGAAGAAGAATAGTCTTTGATTATTATTCTTTTTTCTTTGCACACACAATTAACCTTAATAAATAAAGAGAAACAGCATGGCAATTAAATGCGGCATTGTAGGGCTGCCCAATGTGGGAAAATCAACCTTATTCAATGCCTTGACCCAGGCAGAGATCTCCGCGGAGAACTACCCGTTTTGTACCATCGACCCGAATGTCGGCATCGTGATGGTTCCTGACCCGCGTCTGGACGAGCTTTACAAAATTGTGAAACCACAAAAAACCTTGCCGACCACAGTCGAATTTGTGGATATTGCCGGATTGGTGGCGGGCGCTGCCAATGGTGAAGGTCTGGGTAACAAGTTTCTTGCCAATGTGCGTGAGACAGATGCCATAGCGCACGTGGTGCGTTGTTTTGACAACGATGATGTGATCCATGTGGCCGGTAAAGTGGATCCCTTGGATGATATCGATGTGATCAATACCGAACTGGCCCTGGCAGATCTGGAATCGGTGGAGCGCCAATTACAAAAAGCGACTAAACAGGCAAAATCCCAGGATAAAGAGGCAATTCGTTTACGCGATGTTTTGCAAAAAATGCAAAACCATTTGGCAGACGGTTTGCCACTGCGCACCCTGGATCTGAACAGCGCCGAACTGGACGTTGCCAAAGGCCTGCAATTTATTACCGACAAGCCGGTTATGTTTGTGGCCAATGTGAATGAAGATGGCTTTGAGAATAATCCTTATCTGGATAAGGTTAGAGAGTTGGCGGAAAAAGAGAAAGCCGTTGTCGTGCCGGTTTGTGCGGCATTGGAGGCCGAGATCATTCAGCTGGATGAAGAAGAGCAGGCCGAGTTTTTGGCGGAAATGGGTATGACCGAACCGGGGCTTGATAGGGTTATACGCAAAGGCTATGAACTCTTGGGATTGCAAACTTATTTTACTGCCGGTGAAAAGGAAGTACGCGCCTGGACCGTTAAAATTGGCGCCACGGCACCCCAAGCAGCGGGAGTTATTCACACCGACTTTGAAAAAGGCTTTATTCGTGCGGAAGTAGTGTCGTATGATGACTTTATCAAATACCAGGGTGAAACGGGTGCTAAAGATGCGGGTCGTTTTCGTCTGGAAGGCAAAGACTATATTGTGCAGGAAGGCGATGTGATGCACTTCCGGTTTAATGTTTAAGGTCTTAGCGATATTTATTCAATTATTCAATAAATTATTAGAGCAATTCAATGTTTGAAAATATAACCGATATTCTTTTATCTGCACTTATCGTGGTAGTCGTGATCGGCGGGATCTATTTTATTAATAAACGCATGATGTCGCGCTATGCCGATCGCCAGGGTATGGAATTCCGGCGTCAAATGATCATGCTGGGCGTTAGCCTGTTTGGATTGATGTTGATTTTGGTGAGTTTGCCGATTATTTCGAATGAACTTCGCGGGCAACTGCTGGGATTGGTGGGTATATTACTTTCTGCTGCAATCGCTTTATCGGCCACAACATTTGTCGGAAATATCATGGCCGGCATCATGTTACGCACGATCGAAGGCATCACCATTGGCGATTTCGTACGAGTTAGCGATCATTTTGGCCGCATTACCGAAATGGATTTGTTGCATGTGGAGATTCAGACCGAAGATAGAAATTTAACCACCATGCCCA
This window of the Gammaproteobacteria bacterium genome carries:
- the ychF gene encoding redox-regulated ATPase YchF — protein: MAIKCGIVGLPNVGKSTLFNALTQAEISAENYPFCTIDPNVGIVMVPDPRLDELYKIVKPQKTLPTTVEFVDIAGLVAGAANGEGLGNKFLANVRETDAIAHVVRCFDNDDVIHVAGKVDPLDDIDVINTELALADLESVERQLQKATKQAKSQDKEAIRLRDVLQKMQNHLADGLPLRTLDLNSAELDVAKGLQFITDKPVMFVANVNEDGFENNPYLDKVRELAEKEKAVVVPVCAALEAEIIQLDEEEQAEFLAEMGMTEPGLDRVIRKGYELLGLQTYFTAGEKEVRAWTVKIGATAPQAAGVIHTDFEKGFIRAEVVSYDDFIKYQGETGAKDAGRFRLEGKDYIVQEGDVMHFRFNV
- a CDS encoding ribose-phosphate pyrophosphokinase, with translation MVGRLSIFSGNSNPALATGIAAELGLPLGERKVSRFSDGEIAVEIEENVRGRDVFIIQPTCPPTNDNLMELLVMTDAMRRSSAARITAIVPYYGYSRQDRRPRAVRSPISAKLVANMMQAAGIDRLLTIDLHADQIQGFFDIPVDNVYASRVFIDDIKKQHVNNMIVVSPDVGGVVRARAIAKRVNDSDLAIIDKRRPKANVSQVMNIIGDVKGRTCVLIDDMIDTAGTLCQAAKALKDEGAIKVVAYITHPILSGPALDRINSSTLDELVVTDTIPLSVEAQACDRIRQLSTAGILAKAIRHMTDYGSVMSLSKV
- the pth gene encoding aminoacyl-tRNA hydrolase, encoding MKKIPDNKPKLIVGLGNPGDEYRYTRHNVGAWFVHALARKFGASFKADRKFQGEVAEIIVKGHKLRLLFPTTYMNLSGQSVRAVADYYNIEPEEILVAHDELDLPAGHMRLKFSGGHGGHNGLRDTSQHMGKDYWRLRIGVDHPGNRKQVTNYLIHQKTPREDEEQILVGIEKVIKLLDNLLEDGYEKTMHVLHQKELSPEQLAEEEQRQARKKAKKEAWLNRKAEANQEKARDKSSPNKQIKDIGNKTAIQLALEKARHEEE
- a CDS encoding 50S ribosomal protein L25/general stress protein Ctc, encoding MADLVLTAQLRDDNGKGASRRLRRLGWVPGILYGGNKEPRSIALKDNELANALKVESFYSNIFTIKVDDVEQECILKDLQRHPAREEAMHVDLMRIVAGQAIKTTIQLHFIGEEQAPGVKTEGGAFNRNMVDVEITCLPKDLPEFIEVDVSGMHKDETLHLTDLVMPEGVEIVELMHGEGHDQPVISIRTARVSIEPEEEVDEAAPEEAGDAPAEGEADA